In the genome of Nocardia sp. NBC_00416, one region contains:
- a CDS encoding NAD(P)-dependent oxidoreductase, whose product MTSSTQTTVTVLGLGAMGRALAAAFVAAGHPTTVWNRSPGKDADLIARGATSVATAAEAVRASDLVVGCLFDHGSVHEVLDPVAGLLAGRPLVNLTSTEPAGARELATWAAANGIPFLDGGIMATPEMIGRPGSALLYSGSSDVFDTFRDVLESLGTAEYFGADAGRASLVDFALLSGMYVMFAGYYHGAAMVREIGMSAEEFGNRAASWLAALLPSLPAAGAQIDTGDYSQVLQPLTFTKAALDAIVSASRDAGVDLDIVGPVRDLVDRQIAAGYGAQSSERAFESLNPRPRIAS is encoded by the coding sequence GTGACGAGTTCTACGCAGACGACGGTGACCGTGCTCGGCCTGGGCGCGATGGGCCGAGCCCTGGCCGCGGCGTTCGTCGCGGCCGGACACCCGACCACCGTATGGAACCGCAGTCCGGGGAAGGACGCCGATCTCATCGCCCGCGGCGCGACGAGCGTCGCGACGGCGGCGGAGGCGGTGCGGGCGAGTGATCTCGTCGTCGGGTGCCTGTTCGATCACGGATCGGTGCACGAGGTTCTCGACCCCGTTGCCGGGCTCCTGGCCGGGCGCCCCCTGGTGAATCTCACGAGCACCGAACCGGCCGGCGCCCGGGAACTGGCTACCTGGGCGGCCGCGAACGGCATCCCCTTTCTCGACGGCGGCATCATGGCCACTCCCGAGATGATCGGTCGGCCCGGCTCGGCGCTGCTCTACAGCGGATCGTCCGATGTCTTCGACACATTCCGCGACGTGCTCGAATCACTTGGTACCGCCGAGTATTTCGGCGCCGACGCCGGTCGGGCGTCGCTGGTCGATTTCGCTCTGCTCTCCGGCATGTACGTGATGTTCGCGGGCTATTACCACGGTGCGGCCATGGTTCGCGAGATCGGCATGTCCGCTGAGGAGTTCGGCAATCGCGCCGCCTCCTGGCTCGCGGCGTTGCTCCCGTCGTTGCCCGCGGCCGGGGCGCAGATCGATACGGGCGACTACTCGCAGGTGTTGCAGCCGCTGACATTCACCAAGGCCGCGCTGGACGCCATCGTGTCGGCCAGCCGGGACGCCGGGGTCGATCTCGATATCGTCGGCCCGGTCCGCGATCTCGTGGACCGGCAGATCGCGGCCGGGTACGGTGCGCAGAGCTCGGAGCGGGCCTTCGAAAGCCTGAATCCACGTCCGCGTATCGCGTCCTGA
- a CDS encoding cytochrome P450 — MKPQYIYRWVNNHGVVRLFEKALLRRGDLFARLNGSSEGIENPYALIEQMRGDGGLRRTLPVWTAFDHDLVREILRDNRFGTGMPTVLGVPRPLRRILDRRPLPPNPVDPPSMLVIDQPEHTRMRKPIAAAFTPRAVARLRDRIETVTDELLAALPDDGPTDLVARYAAQVPIAIISEMLGFPDSDREMFLRWGDDISPLLDIGISWRTHQQAMESSERVYRYLVEHVERLRAEPGDDILSSLVAAGDLSTYELCASATLLMAAGFETTVNLIGKGIVWLLRHPGQLDRLRAEPELWPNAVEEILRIDPPVQSTARTTRTTVEIGGTRLRKGSIVVLSLAGANRDSAVFTDPARFDITRDNAKNHLSFSSGIHVCLGAGLARMEAAHALRALFETFPDLRLTDPPTRRPLFTLHGYEHLPAHTGPRVRSHLTAG, encoded by the coding sequence ATGAAACCGCAGTACATATATCGGTGGGTCAACAATCACGGGGTGGTTCGCCTGTTCGAGAAGGCACTGCTGCGTCGTGGCGATCTGTTCGCGCGATTGAACGGCAGCTCGGAGGGAATCGAGAACCCCTACGCTCTCATCGAGCAGATGCGGGGGGACGGTGGGTTGCGCCGGACCCTTCCGGTGTGGACCGCATTCGATCACGACCTGGTACGAGAAATACTGCGCGACAACCGTTTCGGCACCGGCATGCCGACCGTTCTCGGTGTGCCGCGGCCGCTGCGGCGGATACTGGACCGCCGGCCCCTCCCGCCGAATCCGGTGGATCCGCCGTCGATGCTGGTGATCGACCAGCCCGAGCACACCCGGATGCGCAAACCGATCGCCGCGGCCTTCACCCCGCGGGCCGTCGCCCGGCTGCGCGACCGGATCGAGACGGTCACCGACGAACTGCTCGCGGCACTCCCCGACGACGGGCCCACCGATCTGGTGGCGCGGTACGCGGCGCAGGTCCCCATCGCCATCATCTCCGAAATGCTCGGATTCCCGGACTCCGACCGCGAGATGTTCCTGCGCTGGGGCGACGACATCAGTCCGTTGCTGGATATCGGGATCTCCTGGCGGACGCATCAGCAGGCGATGGAATCTTCGGAGCGGGTGTACCGGTATCTGGTCGAGCACGTCGAGCGCCTGCGCGCCGAACCCGGTGACGATATCCTCAGCAGCCTGGTCGCCGCGGGCGATCTGTCCACCTACGAACTGTGCGCGTCGGCGACCCTGCTCATGGCCGCGGGCTTCGAAACGACGGTGAACCTAATCGGGAAGGGCATCGTCTGGCTGCTCCGCCATCCCGGCCAGCTGGACCGGTTGCGCGCGGAGCCCGAACTCTGGCCCAACGCGGTGGAGGAGATCCTCCGGATCGATCCGCCGGTGCAATCGACCGCGCGCACCACCCGCACCACGGTGGAGATCGGCGGGACGCGGTTGCGCAAAGGATCGATCGTGGTGCTGTCACTGGCGGGCGCGAACCGCGACTCCGCCGTTTTCACCGACCCGGCCCGCTTCGATATCACCCGGGACAATGCCAAGAACCATCTCTCCTTCAGCAGTGGAATCCATGTGTGCCTGGGCGCCGGACTGGCCCGGATGGAAGCGGCACACGCCCTGCGCGCACTGTTCGAGACTTTTCCGGACCTGCGGTTGACCGATCCGCCCACCCGGCGGCCGCTGTTCACCCTGCACGGTTACGAGCACCTCCCCGCGCACACCGGACCGCGCGTCCGCAGCCACCTGACCGCCGGCTGA